From a region of the Chroicocephalus ridibundus chromosome 8, bChrRid1.1, whole genome shotgun sequence genome:
- the LOC134520155 gene encoding BOS complex subunit NOMO1, translated as MMFSIWVKTSPGGAKSMTPAAPDGSTLHRLQPVTRFTPTPRCHPSPGGGSGGGERTPGPAGGPLAPRGRAGAGRRPLPSLGADWPLRGRPGAAALARPLTHPEPGGALPGAAQRTARRHHSCRGGGRGVAVRPGGGGPPAAPDSALGVPGSASVPAGRAFPHGAAAESPVCRRACGGSLGAPRPVPAGGGGRCRGQSPAGSSSGARPGSCSPAAAAGWGGARGLRRRSLASAGRRVASPGGGGALPHMGAAQRSSGRRPGTAPQRAVKSWRRRRDSPRRGAGSQPAGTPGGSTRRPGPALPAALSQGSGGGGGGMRAWALALVWALGCGLARGSEDIVVGCGGFVKSDVEINYSLIEIKLYTKHGTLKYQTDCAPNNGYFMIPLYDKGDFILKIEPPLGWSFEPTSVDIHVDGINDICTKGGDINFVFTGFSVNGKVLSKGQTLGPAGVQVVLRNAGSDINIQATITQPGGKFAFFKVLPGEYEIFASHPTWMLKESNTVVRVTSSNAYAASPLIVAGYNVSGSVRSDGEPMKGVMFLLFSSSVTKEDVVGCSISPVDGFQSRDESLSYLCNVVSKEDGSFSFLSLPSGKYTVIPFYRGERITFDVAPSRLDFLVEHDSLQIEPVFHVMGFSVTGRVLNGPEGDGVADAIVTLNNQIKVRTKADGSFRLENITTGTYTIHARKEHLFFDTITVKIAPNTPQLANIIATGFSVCGRISVTRFPDTVKQISKYKVTMTPQDKDKASLVATETDPHGTFCFKAKSGTYNVQVIIPEAETRAGLALKPKMFPVTVTDRPVMDVTFSQFLASVSGKISCLDACGDLMVTLQSVSRQGEKRNLQLSGNKDSVAFTFENVLPGKYKVSIVHEDWCWKNKSLELEVMEEDVSGVEFRQTGYMLRCSLSHAITLEFYQDGNGPENVGVYNLSKGVNRFCLSKPGVYEVTPRSCHQFEHEYYTYDTSSPSILTLTAVRHHVLGTIVTDKLMDVTITIKSSIDSEPALVLGPLKSVQELRREQQLAEIETRRQEREKKGQEEEGTKPPVQEMVEELQGPFLYEFSYWARSGEKITVTPSSKELLFYPPYVETVVSGESCPGKLIEIHGKAGLFLEGRIHPELEGVEIVIGEKGATSPLITVFTDDKGAYSVGPLHSDLEYTVTAQKEGFVLTAIEGTVGDFKAFALAGVTFEIKSEDDQALAGVLLSLSGGVFRSNLLTQDNGMLTFSNLSPGQYYFKPMMKEFRFEPSSQMIEVQEGQNLKIRITGYRTAYSCYGTVSSLNGEPEQGVSVEAVGQKDCSIYGEDTITDEEGKFRLRGLLPGCVYHVQLKAEGNDHIERALPQHRAIEVGNSDIDDVNIIAFRQINQFDLSGNVITSSEYLSTLCVKLYKSENLDNPIHTVNLGLSLFFHFPPLLRDGENYVVLLDSTLSKSQYDYTLPQVSFTAIGYHKHITLIFSPTRKLPEQDIAQGSYIALPLTLLLLLAGYNHDKLIPLLLQLTTRLQGVRALGQTGSDMGGSEDAKRQTKKQKTRRT; from the exons ATGATGTTCTCTATTTGGGTGAAAACTTCTCCCGGGGGGGCAAAGTCCATGACGCCAGCAGCCCCTGATGGGAGCACCCTTCACCGCCTACAGCCTGTCACCCGCTTTACTCCAACCCCGCGCTGCCACCCGTCCCCGGGCGGAGGGTCCGGGGGTGGGGAGCGGACCCCGGGCCCCGCGGGAGGACCCCTCGCACCCCGCGGCCGCGCCGGGGCTGGCCGCCGCCCGCTCCCTTCGCTCGGTGCGGACTGGCCTCTGAGGGGGCGGCCCGGTGCCGCGGCCCTCGCTCGCCCACTCACTCACCCAGAGCCCGGCGGAGCCCTCCCGGGAGCCGCACAGCGCACCGCCCGCCGTCATCATTCCTGccgagggggcgggcggggcgtcGCGGTTCGGCCCGGTGGGGGCGGCCCGCCTGCGGCCCCGGACTCTGCGCTCGGTGTCCCGGGGAGCGCCTCAGTGCCGGCGGGACGGGCCTTTCCTCACGGGGCAGCGGCCGAGAGCCCCGTTTGCCGCCGGGCGTGTGGGGGGAGCCTCGGAGCGCCGCGTCCCGTCCCggctgggggcggcgggaggTGCCGCGGGCAAAGTCCGGCCGGGAGCTCCTCGGGGGCGCGGCCGGGTTCGTgcagcccggcggcggcagcgggatgGGGCGGGGCCCGGGGGCTCCGGCGCAGATCCCTCGCCTCAGCGGGCAGGCGGGTGGCCTCGCCGGGGGGCGGAGGCGCGTTGCCTCACATGGGAGCGGCACAAAGGAGCTCGGGACGACGCCCGGGGACGGCTCCGCAGCGCGCCGTGAAGAGTTGGCGGCGGAGGCGGGACagcccgcggcggggagcgggctcACAGCCCGCCGGGACGCCAGGGGGCAGcacccgccggcccggcccggctcttCCGGCGGCGCTGAGTCAGGGaagcggcggcggtggcggcgggatGCGGGCCTGGGCGCTGGCGTTGGTCTGGGCGCTGGGCtgcggcctggcgcggggctccGAGGACATCGTCGTGGGCTGCGGCGGCTTCGTCAAGTCGGACGTGGAGATCAACTACTCCCTGATCGAG atTAAGTTATATACAAAACATGGTACTCTGAAATACCAGACAGATTGTGCTCCAAACAATGGGTATTTCATGATTCCCCTCTACGATAAG ggggATTTCATTCTTAAAATTGAGCCTCCCCTAGGGTGGAGTTTTG AACCAACCAGTGTAGACATCCATGTGGATGGCATTAATGACATTTGCACAAAGGGAGGTGATATTAATTTTGTGTTCACAGGGTTTTCTGTGAATGGAAAG GTTCTCAGCAAAGGTCAGACATTAGGTCCTGCTGGAGTCCAGGTTGTACTGAGAAATGCTGGCAGTGACATAAACATACAAGCAACTATTACACAACCTGGAGGAAA gtttgctttctttaaagtgCTTCCTGGTGAATATGAAATCTTTGCATCTCATCCTACCTGGATGTTGAAAGAG tcaAACACAGTGGTACGGGTGACAAGTTCTAATGCTTATGCTGCTAGCCCTCTGATTGTTGCCGGCTACAATGTTTCTGGGTCAGTAAGGAGTGATGGAGAACCAATGAAAGgggttatgtttctccttttctcttcttcggTCACTAAAGAG GATGTTGTGGGCTGCAGTATTTCTCCTGTGGATGGATTCCAGTCAAGGGATGAGTCTCTGTCTTATTTGTGCAATGTTGTATCAAAAGAAGATGGATCTTTCAGCTTTCTTTCCCTGCCAAGTGGGAAATACACTGTG ataccATTCTACAGGGGAGAGAGAATTACCTTTGATGTTGCTCCATCTAGATTGGACTTCCTTGTAGAGCATGATAGTTTACAAATTGAG ccCGTTTTCCATGTGATGGGTTTCTCTGTCACAGGCAGGGTATTGAATGGTCCTGAAGGAGACGGAGTTGCTGATGCCATTGTGACTCTGAACAATCAGATTAAAG TAAGAACAAAAGCCGATGGCTCTTTCCGCCTTGAGAACATAACAACAGGTACATACACAATTCATGCCAGGAAAGAGCATCTCTTCTTTGATACTATTACAGTGAAGATTGCACCAAATACACCTCAGCTAGCAAACATCATTGCAACAGG ATTTAGCGTGTGTGGCCGGATCTCAGTAACTCGTTTCCCTGACACAGTCAAACAGATTAGTAAATACAAGGTAACCATGACGCCTCAAGACAAGGACAAAGCATCACTGGTTGCAACAGAAACTGACCCTCATGGAACATTTTGTTTTAAGGCAAAATCGGGTACATACAATGTTCAG GTGATTATTCCAGAGGCTGAGACCAGAGCAGGATTGGCTTTGAAACCCAAAATGTTCCCTGTAACTGTTACAGACAGACCAGTAATGGATGTGACCTTCTCTCAGTTTTTGGCGTCTGTCTCGGGGAAGATATCTTGTTTAG ATGCTTGTGGTGATCTGATGGTGACATTACAGTCTGTGAGCCGCCAGGGTGAAAAACGCAACCTGCAGCTCTCTGGAAACAAGGACTCAGTGGCCTTCACATTTGAAAATGTGCTACCTGGCAAATACAAAG TAAGCATTGTACATGAAGACTGGTGCTGGAAGAATAAGTCTTTGGAGTTGGAAGTCATGGAGGAAGATGTTTCGGGAGTGGAATTCAGGCAGACTGGATATATGCTGAGGTGTTCTCTTTCTCATGCAATTACACTG GAATTTTATCAGGATGGAAATGGACCGGAGAACGTTGGCGTTTATAACCTGTCCAAAGGAGTTAATAGATTCTGTCTGTCAAAGCCAG GTGTGTATGAAGTGACCCCACGTTCCTGCCACCAGTTTGAACATGAGTATTACACTTATGACAC GTCCTCTCCTAGCATACTGACACTCACTGCAGTTCGACACCACGTCCTCGGCACGATTGTAACAGATAAACTGATGGATGTGACTATTACCATTAA GTCATCCATTGACAGTGAACCTGCCTTAGTTTTAGGACCCCTGAAATCTGTACAGGAGTTACGtagagagcagcagctggcagaAATTGAGACCCGCcgacaggagagagaaaagaagggtcaagaggaggaaggaacaaaGCCACCAGTGCAAGAAATGGTGGAGGAACTCCAAGGACCGTTCTTATATGAATTTTCATACTGGGCAAG GTCTGGAGAGAAAATTACTGTGACACCCTCATCAAAAGAGCTGCTTTTCTACCCGCCCTATGTGGAAACAGTTGTTAGTGGag AGAGTTGTCCTGGAAAGCTGATAGAGATTCATGGAAAAGCAGGCTTATTTCTGGAAGGGCGAATTCATCCTGAATTGGAAGGTGTTGAGATTGTCATTGGTGAAAAGGGAGCAACTTCTCCGCTCATCACAGTTTTCACCGATGACAAAGGTGCTTACAG TGTTGGGCCACTTCACAGTGACTTGGAATATACAGTTACTGCTCAGAAAGAAGGGTTTGTTTTGACTGCAATAGAAGGCACAGTTGGGGACTTCAAAGCTTTTGCTCTTGCTGGGGTGACGTTTGAG atCAAATCAGAGGATGACCAGGCTCTTGCTGGAGTTCTCTTGTCTCTCAGTGGAGGGGTGTTTCGGTCCAACCTCCTTACACAGGATAATGGCATGCTGACTTTTTCCAATCTG AGCCCAGGGCAGTATTATTTTAAACCCATGATGAAAGAGTTTCGCTTTGAGCCATCATCACAAATGATTGAAGTGCAGGAAGGACAGAATCTTAAAATCCGGATAACTGGTTACAGAACAGCTTACAG CTGTTATGGCacagtttcttctttaaatgGCGAGCCTGAGCAGGGAGTCTCAGTAGAAGCTGTGGGGCAGAAGGATTGTAGTATCTATGGAGAAGACACGATAACTGATGAAGAGGGCAAATTCAGGCTACGTGGCCTTCTG CCTGGTTGTGTGTATCACGTCCAACTCAAAGCTGAAGGCAATGATCACATTGAAAGAGCTTTACCACAGCATCGTGCAATTgag GTTGGGAACAGTGACATTGATGATGTTAATATTATAGCATTCCGGCAAATTAATCAATTTGATTTAAGTGGAAATGTAATTACATCTTCTGAATATCTCTCCACATTATGT GTGAAGCTCTACAAAAGTGAAAATCTTGACAACCCAATTCATACAGTCAACTTAGGCCTatccctgtttttccatttcccacCGCTACTGCGAGATGGAGAG AATTACGTCGTGCTTCTGGATTCTACGTTGTCTAAATCACAGTATGACTACACCCTGCCTCAAGTTTCATTCACTGCTATTGGATATCATAAACACATTACACTGATCTTTAGTCCCACT AGAAAGCTGCCTGAACAAGATATTGCCCAAGGATCTTACATTGCGTTACCACTGACGCTGCTTCTGTTGTTGGCTGGTTACAACCACGATAAG cttATTCCCTTATTGCTACAGCTGACAACACGACTGCAAGGAGTACGTGCTCTTGGACAGACAGGTTCTGACATGGGTGGCTCAGAGGATGCAAAGAGACAAAcgaaaaaacagaagacaagacgGACGTGA